The following are encoded together in the Oreochromis niloticus isolate F11D_XX linkage group LG12, O_niloticus_UMD_NMBU, whole genome shotgun sequence genome:
- the LOC100699923 gene encoding glutathione hydrolase 5 proenzyme: MARSKARVYTCCALILLCLVAIIVCIAVLARRKCSTGTFSKAAVAADSGRCSEIGRDILQKGGSAVDGAIAALLCTSIMNPQSAGIGGGSIFTIMDVSGKVKIINSRETAPANLNPDLLKSCNSTIQVKKDSRWIGVPGEIRGYEAAHRLYGKLPWADLFQPTIKLAREGFPLPYVQSLYLPTINTSNTQSLRKLYLDENGNLLKAGDTVKFEKLADTLEMIAEKGADVFYSGTIAMDLISDIKKEGGNLTLQDLASYKVTVTDAWAVPLGEYQMYFPPPPAGGIILSLILNIMKGYKMNSDLKTTDEKTLFYHRYIEAFKFANGLKKHIRDPKFHSDKMAKNFTEGSFADNIRSLISSDKTHDLQYYGITLYLESMGTTHVSVLTEDGAAVSVTSSINHIFGSKVFSPSTGIILNNQLYDFCRRADSISAGEQPPSSMAPVLLKSQSKTLVIGSTGGNMITTGMASALMNHLWFGKSLKDAINTPVVYVDSENAVKFEPNFEKDVIEALKKKGHNHQPATRFYNVVNAVEKEDSCISAWSDERKKGKAAGY, encoded by the exons ATGGCGAGGTCTAAGGCGAGAGTGTACACTTGTTGCGCACTGATACTGCTCTGCTTGGTTGCTATAATTGTGTGTATTGCTGTACTTGCGAGACGCAAATGCTCAACTGGCACTTTCTCGAAAGCTGCAGTGGCCGCAGACTCTGGGAGATGTTCAGAGATCGGACG GGACATTCTTCAGAAAGGCGGCTCTGCAGTAGATGGCGCCATCGCTGCGCTGCTGTGCACCTCCATCATGAATCCACAGAGTGCGGGTATTGGAGGGGGGTCCATATTCACAATTATGGACGTCTCTG GTAAAGTGAAAATCATCAATTCCAGAGAGACCGCCCCTGCAAACTTGAACCCTGACCTGCTTAAGTCATGTAACAGCACTATTCAAGTAAAAAAAG ATAGCAGATGGATTGGAGTTCCTGGGGAAATTCGAGGTTATGAAGCGGCACACCGGCTGTATGGGAAGTTGCCGTGGGCCGACCTCTTTCAGCCGACCATCAAACTGGCCAGGGAAGGATTCCCTCTTCCTTACGTCCAAAGTCTATACCTCCCAACCATCAATACAAGCAACACCCAGTCACTGCG GAAATTATATTTAGATGAGAACGGAAACCTGCTTAAAGCTGGTGATACTGTGAAATTTGAGAAACTGGCTGACACTTTGGAGATGATTGCAGAGAAGGGAGCAGATGTGTTTTACAGCGGAACAATAGCAATGGATTTAATCAGTGACATAAAGAAAGAAG GAGGAAACCTCACACTGCAGGACTTGGCCTCATATAAAGTTACAGTGACTGATGCGTGGGCTGTTCCTTTGGGAGAGTACCAGATGTACTTCCCTCCGCCCCCTGCAGGAGGAATCATCCTCAGCCTCATCCTCAACATCATGAAAG ggtataaaatgaactcagaTCTTAAGACGACCGatgaaaaaacattattttatcaCCGTTATATTGAAGCTTTCAAATTTGCCAATGGATTAAAGAAACATATCCGAGATCCAAAGTTCCACTCAGATAAA ATGGCAAAGAATTTCACAGAGGGTAGCTTTGCAGACAACATACGCAGCTTGATCAGCAGCGACAAGACTCATGATCTCCAGTATTATGGCATCACCTTGTATCTGGAGAGCATGGGTACCACACATGTGTCTGTGCTGACCGAAGACGGAGCCGCTGTGTCTGTCACTAGCAGCATCAACCACAT ATTTGGCTCCAAAGTCTTCTCTCCAAGTACTGGAATCATCCTCAACAACCAGTTGTATGACTTCTGTAGAAGAGCCGATAGTATCTCTGCAG GAGAGCAGCCTCCCTCCTCTATGGCTCCAGTTCTGCTGAAGTCTCAGTCGAAGACACTGGTGATTGGATCGACTGGTGGGAATATGATCACTACTGGAATGGCCTCG GCGCTCATGAACCACCTTTGGTTTGGAAAGAGCCTTAAGGATGCAATTAATACTCCAGTTGTTTATGTTGACTCTGAAAATGCAGTAAAGTTTGAACCCAACTTTGAAAAG GATGTAATTGAGGCTCTTAAGAAAAAGGGACACAATCATCAACCAGCAACACGATTCTACAATGTAGTTAACGCTGTGGAAAAGGAGGACAGCTGCATCTCTGCATGGTctgatgaaaggaaaaaaggcaAAGCAGCTGGTTACTGA